From a region of the Rhinopithecus roxellana isolate Shanxi Qingling chromosome 8, ASM756505v1, whole genome shotgun sequence genome:
- the LOC104682284 gene encoding olfactory receptor 7D4-like has product MEAENHTELSEFLLLGLSGALELQPVLFGLFPSMYLVTMLGNLLIILAVSSDSHLHTPMYFFLSNLSFVDICFISTTVPKMLMNIQAWSKDISYVGCLTQVYFLMMFAGMDNFPLTVMAYDRFVAICHPLYYMIIMNPRLCGLLVLASWFITFLVSLIHILLMKRLAFSTGTEIPHFFCELAQVLKVARSNTLLNNIILYVATALLGVFPVAGILFSYSQIVPSLMRMSSTEGKYKAFSTCGSHLCVVSLFYGTGLGVYLSSAVTHSSQSSSMASVMYTMVTPMLNPFIYSLRNKDVKGALGKLLSRAASCLLWGTTSELRGCYRCLKQM; this is encoded by the coding sequence ATGGAAGCAGAAAACCATACAGAATTATCAGAATTTCTCCTCCTGGGACTCTCAGGTGCTCTTGAACTGCAGCCCGTCCTCTTTGGGCTGTTCCCGTCCATGTACCTGGTCACGATGCTGGGGAACCTGCTCATCATCCTGGCCGTCAGCTCTGACTCCCACCTCCACACCCCCATGTACTTCTTCCTCTCCAACCTGTCCTTTGTTGACATCTGTTTCATCTCCACCACAGTCCCCAAGATGCTGATGAACATCCAGGCATGGAGCAAAGACATCTCCTACGTGGGGTGCCTCACTCAGGTGTATTTTTTAATGATGTTTGCTGGAATGGATAATTTCCCACTGACCGTGATGGCCTATGACCGGTTTGTGGCCATCTGCCACCCCCTGTACTACATGATCATCATGAACCCCCGCCTCTGTGGCCTCCTGGTTCTGGCATCTTGGTTCATCACTTTCTTGGTCTCCCTGATTCATATTCTACTGATGAAGAGGTTGGCCTTCTCCACGGGCACTGAGATTCCACATTTCTTCTGTGAACTGGCTCAGGTCCTCAAGGTGGCCCGCTCTAACACCCTCCTCAATAACATCATCTTGTATGTGGCCACGGCACTGCTGGGTGTGTTTCCTGTAGCTGGGATCCTCTTCTCCTACTCTCAGATTGTCCCCTCCTTAATGAGGATGTCCTCCACCGAGGGCAAGTACAAAGCCTTTTCCACCTGTGGGTCTCACCTCTGTGTGGTCTCCTTGTTCTATGGAACAGGACTTGGGGTCTATCTCAGTTCTGCTGTGACCCATTCTTCCCAGAGCAGCTCCATGGCCTCAGTGATGTACACCATGGTCACCCCCATGCTGAACCCCTTCATCTACAGCCTGAGGAACAAGGATGTGAAGGGGGCCCTGGGGAAACTCCTCAGCAGGGCAGCCTCTTGTCTCTTATGGGGCACAACCTCAGAACTAAGAGGATGCTATAGGTGCCTTAAGCAAATGTGA
- the LOC104682285 gene encoding LOW QUALITY PROTEIN: olfactory receptor 7D4-like (The sequence of the model RefSeq protein was modified relative to this genomic sequence to represent the inferred CDS: inserted 2 bases in 1 codon) has product MKAENHTELSEFLLLGLSDDPELQPVFGLFLSMYLVTVLGNLLIILAVSSDSHLHTPMYFFLSNLSFVDICFISTTVPKMLMNIQAWSKDISYVGCLTQVYFLMMFGGMDNFLLTVMAYDWFVAICHPLHYTVIMNPCLCGLLVLASWFIILWVSLVHILLMKNLTFSTGTEIPHFFCELAQVLKVARSDTXLINIILYVATALLGVFPVAGILFSYSQIISSLMRMFSTEGKYKAFSTCGSHLCVVSLFYGTGLGVYLSSAVTHSSQSSSMASVMYTMVTPMLNPFIYSLRNKDVKGALGKLLSRAASCLLWGTTSELRGCYRCLKQM; this is encoded by the exons ATGAAAGCAGAAAACCATACAGAATTATCAGAATTCCTCCTCCTTGGACTCTCAGATGATCCTGAACTGCAGCCCGTCTTTGGGCTGTTCCTGTCCATGTACCTGGTCACTGTGCTGGGGAACCTGCTCATCATCCTGGCCGTCAGCTCTGACTCCCACCTCCACACCCCCATGTACTTCTTCCTCTCCAACCTGTCCTTTGTCGACATCTGTTTCATCTCCACCACAGTCCCCAAGATGCTGATGAACATCCAGGCATGGAGCAAAGACATCTCCTACGTGGGGTGCCTCACTCAGGTGTATTTTTTAATGATGTTTGGTggaatggataatttcctgctGACCGTGATGGCCTATGACTGGTTTGTGGCCATCTGCCACCCCCTGCACTACACGGTCATCATGAACCCCTGCCTCTGTGGCCTCCTGGTTCTGGCATCTTGGTTCATCATTTTGTGGGTCTCCCTGGTTCATATTCTACTGATGAAGAATTTGACCTTCTCCACAGGCACTGAGATTCCACATTTCTTCTGTGAACTGGCTCAGGTCCTCAAGGTGGCCCGCTCTGATAC CCTCATTAACATCATCTTGTATGTGGCCACGGCACTGCTGGGTGTGTTTCCTGTAGCTGGGATCCTCTTCTCCTACTCTCAGATCATCTCCTCCTTAATGAGGATGTTCTCCACCGAGGGCAAGTACAAAGCCTTTTCCACCTGTGGGTCTCACCTCTGTGTGGTCTCCTTGTTCTATGGAACAGGACTTGGGGTCTATCTCAGTTCTGCTGTGACCCATTCTTCCCAGAGCAGCTCCATGGCCTCAGTGATGTACACCATGGTCACCCCCATGCTGAACCCCTTCATCTACAGCCTGAGGAACAAGGATGTGAAGGGGGCCCTGGGGAAACTCCTCAGCAGGGCAGCCTCTTGTCTCTTATGGGGCACAACCTCAGAACTAAGAGGATGCTATAGGTGCCTTAAGCAAATGTGA